A stretch of Bacillus pseudomycoides DNA encodes these proteins:
- a CDS encoding Hsp20/alpha crystallin family protein produces MSDEKKDSSSRPPIRSYLKQIDDFFEQTPLRDVIADMNHFFQKGNRLLTFPVDLYEAGEELVIKAELPGVQKEQIQIEIQSEYLKISVTEDIMEETKDEVSHNYYRRERSMSGASRMIKLPYLIKKKSSKASYQNGILEIRAPKLPQQHDILSID; encoded by the coding sequence ATGAGTGATGAAAAAAAAGATTCTTCGTCTCGTCCACCAATTCGTAGTTACTTAAAACAAATTGACGACTTTTTTGAACAGACACCACTACGCGATGTAATCGCAGATATGAATCACTTTTTTCAAAAAGGAAACCGTTTATTAACATTTCCTGTTGACCTATATGAAGCTGGCGAAGAATTGGTCATAAAAGCAGAACTTCCTGGTGTTCAAAAGGAGCAAATTCAAATAGAAATTCAAAGTGAATACTTAAAAATTTCTGTTACAGAAGACATTATGGAAGAAACAAAAGATGAAGTTTCACATAATTACTATCGTCGTGAACGGTCCATGTCAGGAGCTTCACGCATGATTAAACTTCCATATTTAATTAAGAAAAAAAGTTCAAAAGCTTCTTATCAAAATGGTATTTTAGAAATCCGCGCTCCAAAACTTCCGCAACAGCATGATATTTTATCCATAGATTAA
- the asnB gene encoding asparagine synthase (glutamine-hydrolyzing) — MCGFVGCLCENPREFSETEKHQFENMNTIIFHRGPDDEGYFRDEHVQFGFRRLSIIDLEAGHQPLTYENDRYVIIFNGEIYNYVELREMLLEKGATFATQSDTEVIIALYAHMKEKCVDYLRGMFAFMIWDREEKKLFGARDHFGIKPLYIAQQGDTTFFASEKKSIMHVMQDKGVNPTSLQHYFTYQYGPEPETLTTDVNKIEPGHYFVKELGKEMEIHRYWKPYFNASSATKEEHIQAIRDVLYDSVKVHMRSDVPVGSFLSGGIDSSIIASIAREMNPNLLTFSVGFERRGFSEVDVAKETAEKLGVTNHSVFITAKEFMNEFPKIIWHMDDPLADPAAVPLYFVAKEARKHVTVVLSGEGADELFGGYNIYREPNSLKMFSYIPTPGKSVLKALSGALKEGFKGKSFLERGCTPIEERYYGNAKIFREEEKAELMKYYNESVNYMDITKPLYNEIKDYDDVSKMQYIDMFTWLRGDILLKADKMTMANSLELRVPFLDKEVFDVASKIPTELKIANGTTKAILREAVRGIVPDHVLDRKKLGFPVPIRHWLKDEMHDWAVNIIKESKTEHLIDKQYVLNLLEAHCADKGDYSRKIWTVLAFMVWHQIYVEHKYDTNEFHEETKRAYSLV, encoded by the coding sequence ATGTGTGGTTTTGTAGGATGTTTATGTGAAAACCCTAGAGAGTTTTCAGAAACAGAAAAACATCAATTTGAAAATATGAACACGATTATTTTCCACCGTGGTCCAGATGACGAAGGATATTTTCGTGATGAGCATGTACAATTTGGCTTCCGCCGTTTAAGTATCATTGACTTAGAGGCAGGACATCAGCCACTAACTTATGAAAATGATCGATATGTAATTATTTTTAATGGTGAAATTTACAACTATGTAGAATTACGTGAAATGTTACTTGAAAAAGGTGCAACATTTGCTACGCAATCTGATACAGAAGTTATCATTGCATTGTATGCACATATGAAAGAGAAATGTGTAGATTACTTACGTGGTATGTTTGCATTTATGATTTGGGATCGTGAAGAAAAGAAACTTTTTGGTGCACGTGACCACTTCGGTATTAAGCCGTTATATATTGCACAGCAGGGTGATACAACATTCTTTGCATCTGAGAAGAAAAGTATTATGCATGTCATGCAAGACAAAGGGGTAAACCCAACTTCTCTGCAACATTACTTTACTTATCAATATGGTCCAGAACCAGAGACATTAACAACCGATGTTAATAAAATTGAGCCTGGACATTATTTTGTAAAAGAACTTGGTAAAGAGATGGAAATTCATCGCTATTGGAAACCGTATTTCAATGCTTCAAGTGCAACGAAAGAGGAGCACATTCAAGCGATTCGCGATGTGTTATATGATTCTGTAAAAGTTCATATGCGTAGTGATGTGCCAGTAGGTTCATTCTTATCTGGTGGTATCGATTCATCTATCATTGCTTCTATTGCTAGAGAAATGAATCCAAATCTTTTAACATTCTCTGTTGGTTTCGAACGCCGCGGCTTCAGTGAAGTTGACGTTGCGAAAGAAACGGCAGAAAAGTTAGGTGTTACAAACCATAGTGTCTTCATTACAGCAAAAGAATTCATGAATGAATTCCCGAAAATCATTTGGCATATGGATGATCCTTTAGCTGATCCAGCTGCTGTACCGTTGTATTTTGTAGCAAAAGAAGCTCGTAAGCATGTAACAGTAGTTCTTTCTGGTGAAGGTGCAGACGAGCTGTTTGGTGGATATAACATTTATCGTGAGCCAAACTCTTTAAAAATGTTTTCATATATCCCTACTCCAGGGAAAAGTGTCTTAAAAGCATTAAGTGGTGCCCTGAAAGAAGGATTTAAAGGGAAAAGCTTCTTAGAGCGTGGATGTACACCAATTGAAGAACGTTACTATGGTAATGCGAAAATCTTCCGTGAAGAAGAAAAAGCTGAGTTAATGAAGTATTATAATGAAAGTGTTAACTACATGGATATCACGAAACCATTGTATAATGAAATTAAAGATTATGACGATGTTAGCAAAATGCAATATATCGACATGTTTACATGGCTACGTGGAGACATTTTATTAAAAGCTGATAAAATGACGATGGCAAATTCATTAGAGCTTCGTGTACCATTCTTAGATAAAGAAGTATTTGACGTTGCGTCTAAAATTCCAACAGAATTAAAAATTGCAAATGGAACAACAAAAGCAATTTTACGTGAAGCAGTGCGCGGAATCGTTCCAGATCACGTATTAGATCGTAAAAAGCTCGGCTTCCCAGTGCCAATTCGTCACTGGTTAAAAGATGAAATGCATGACTGGGCTGTTAATATTATTAAAGAAAGCAAAACAGAGCATTTAATCGACAAACAGTACGTATTAAACTTACTGGAAGCACACTGTGCAGATAAAGGTGATTATAGCCGTAAAATTTGGACAGTACTTGCATTTATGGTATGGCATCAAATTTATGTGGAGCATAAATACGATACAAATGAGTTTCATGAAGAAACAAAGCGTGCGTATAGCTTAGTATAA
- a CDS encoding GNAT family N-acetyltransferase has protein sequence MITFEKVNTETKKVVEEMFASHGLNMKEVQYCIKVDDTYIGVMDYTLQDEHAILSNLVIHFDYQGYGYGTNTYFTLEEMMKHRNIKDIQVLQGDVTEQAKSFIEGLGFILNGEMYIKRF, from the coding sequence ATGATTACGTTTGAAAAAGTGAATACAGAGACAAAAAAAGTTGTGGAAGAAATGTTTGCTTCTCATGGTTTGAATATGAAGGAAGTTCAATATTGTATAAAAGTTGATGATACATATATTGGCGTAATGGATTATACGTTGCAAGATGAGCATGCTATACTGTCTAATTTAGTTATTCATTTTGATTACCAAGGCTACGGATATGGAACAAATACTTATTTTACATTGGAAGAAATGATGAAGCATAGAAATATAAAGGATATTCAGGTGTTGCAAGGAGATGTAACGGAACAAGCTAAATCTTTTATAGAGGGACTCGGCTTTATATTGAACGGTGAAATGTACATAAAACGCTTCTAG
- a CDS encoding N-acetylmuramoyl-L-alanine amidase, with protein sequence MKLVIDAGHGGYDSGAVGNGLIEKNLTLQIAKRVRDILLATYTINIKMTRDSDVFISLSERANIANSFGADFFISFHINSGGGTGFESYIYNGLSDSSSAAAKQQKMHAAVNPVLTKYGLRDRGAKKANYAVLRETAMDALLTETAFIDTTFDANLLKNPQFIEDLCQAYARGIAVILGLTANPNPPNPTPQTIGVAYIRGKNVNLRSGPSTSSSVIRQLNAPESYVVYQESNGWLGLGANQWIYNDPSYIDYVKYGNSDGSPIGVANILGKNVNLRSDPSTSSSVIRQLNAPESYLAYAYQNGWLNLGGNQWIYYDPSYIEYNQY encoded by the coding sequence ATGAAGTTAGTTATAGATGCAGGTCACGGCGGATACGATTCCGGTGCTGTTGGAAACGGTTTGATTGAAAAAAATCTAACACTTCAAATTGCTAAACGTGTTCGAGATATATTACTTGCAACTTATACAATTAATATTAAAATGACACGTGATAGTGATGTCTTTATCTCATTATCAGAACGTGCAAATATTGCTAATTCTTTCGGAGCGGATTTTTTCATCTCATTTCATATTAACAGTGGCGGTGGAACAGGTTTTGAAAGTTATATTTATAACGGACTATCAGATAGCAGTTCTGCAGCAGCCAAACAACAAAAGATGCATGCGGCAGTTAATCCTGTTTTAACGAAGTACGGTTTGCGTGATCGGGGTGCGAAAAAGGCCAATTATGCAGTACTAAGGGAAACAGCTATGGATGCTTTATTAACAGAAACAGCTTTTATTGATACAACCTTTGATGCGAATTTATTGAAAAATCCGCAGTTTATAGAAGATTTATGTCAAGCATATGCGAGGGGAATTGCTGTGATTTTAGGATTAACGGCAAATCCAAACCCGCCAAATCCAACACCTCAAACGATAGGTGTAGCCTATATTCGCGGGAAGAATGTGAACTTAAGAAGTGGTCCATCAACATCATCCTCGGTGATTCGTCAGTTAAATGCGCCAGAATCGTATGTAGTTTATCAGGAAAGTAACGGTTGGTTAGGTTTAGGAGCAAATCAATGGATATATAACGATCCATCGTATATTGATTATGTGAAATATGGAAATAGCGATGGTAGTCCGATTGGAGTGGCGAATATTCTCGGAAAGAATGTGAATTTAAGAAGTGATCCATCAACATCATCCTCGGTGATTCGTCAGTTAAATGCGCCAGAATCCTATTTAGCATACGCATATCAAAATGGTTGGCTAAACCTTGGAGGCAATCAATGGATTTATTATGACCCATCCTATATTGAGTACAATCAATATTAA
- a CDS encoding ABC transporter substrate-binding protein encodes MTQTKNIFILCIVMLLVMIAGCSKEEKKETSAVAKEKDSYVIKHAMGETTIKGTPKRVVVLTNEGAEALLSVGVTPGGSTKPRAGDEWYPHLAKELKDTKVVGTERDVNLEAIMKLKPDLIIGNKMRHEKVYEQLKEIAPTVYAETLRGDWKENFTLYTKAVNKEKEGQKALADYKKRIEGLKEKLGDKIDSKVSIIRFVPGDVRIYQKNSFSGVVLNDIGFKRPPLQDKDDFAIKGVTKEQIPNMDGDYLFYFTSDKDADKNNEGNTIAKEWAEDPLFKQLQASKNNKVFEVDEVIWNTAGGIKAANLMLDDIEKYFLK; translated from the coding sequence ATGACTCAAACTAAAAATATCTTTATCCTCTGTATTGTAATGTTGCTTGTTATGATTGCAGGGTGCAGTAAAGAAGAGAAAAAAGAAACAAGTGCAGTAGCAAAAGAGAAAGATTCGTATGTAATTAAGCATGCGATGGGAGAAACAACGATTAAGGGGACACCAAAAAGAGTGGTTGTCCTGACAAATGAAGGTGCTGAGGCTCTTTTATCGGTAGGAGTTACACCAGGTGGTTCTACAAAACCAAGAGCCGGTGATGAGTGGTATCCGCACTTAGCAAAAGAATTGAAAGATACAAAAGTTGTAGGAACTGAGCGTGACGTTAACTTAGAGGCGATTATGAAACTAAAGCCTGATTTAATAATTGGGAATAAAATGCGTCATGAAAAGGTATATGAACAATTAAAAGAAATTGCACCTACTGTTTATGCTGAAACACTACGAGGAGATTGGAAAGAAAACTTTACGTTATATACGAAAGCAGTAAATAAAGAAAAAGAAGGCCAAAAAGCGCTGGCTGATTATAAGAAGCGGATTGAAGGGTTAAAAGAGAAACTAGGAGATAAAATAGATTCTAAAGTTTCAATTATTCGTTTCGTTCCAGGTGATGTTCGTATTTATCAAAAAAATTCATTCTCTGGAGTTGTTTTAAATGATATCGGATTTAAGCGACCGCCACTTCAAGATAAGGATGACTTTGCGATAAAAGGTGTTACAAAAGAGCAAATTCCGAATATGGATGGAGACTACTTATTCTATTTCACATCTGATAAAGATGCTGATAAAAATAATGAAGGAAATACAATAGCAAAAGAATGGGCAGAAGACCCACTCTTTAAACAGCTACAGGCTTCAAAAAATAATAAAGTATTTGAAGTAGATGAAGTCATTTGGAATACAGCAGGTGGTATTAAAGCTGCTAATCTTATGTTGGATGACATTGAAAAATACTTTCTGAAATAA
- the dat gene encoding D-amino-acid transaminase, whose product MKGVHKDWILFNGRIVNVKEEQPMVALEERGLQFGDGIYEVFRLYNGKPHLLELHLERFFKSMKEIHLDPPFTKEELIEQLQQLIEKNQFRADGNVYIQISRGVQPRNHVYESNLVSTYFANIVSFPRPISVMEKGIKVTVEEDIRWKFCHIKSLNLLPNIMIKNKINKEGYQEAILVRDGIVTEGCHSNFFIVKNNKVITHPADHFILHGITRHHVISLAKALHIEVEEREFSLQEVYEADECFFTATPLEIFPVIQIGDEQFGDGERGVITKKLQAAYEESIAPLKVTN is encoded by the coding sequence ATGAAAGGTGTTCATAAAGATTGGATTTTGTTTAATGGGAGAATTGTAAATGTGAAAGAAGAACAGCCAATGGTTGCATTAGAAGAGAGGGGTCTACAATTTGGAGATGGAATATATGAAGTATTTCGTTTATACAATGGGAAGCCTCACTTACTAGAATTACATTTAGAGCGATTTTTTAAATCTATGAAGGAAATTCATCTTGATCCACCTTTTACAAAAGAAGAACTAATTGAGCAACTTCAGCAATTAATTGAGAAAAATCAATTCAGAGCAGACGGAAATGTCTATATTCAAATTTCAAGAGGTGTGCAGCCTCGAAATCATGTATATGAATCAAATTTAGTATCAACTTATTTCGCAAATATCGTTTCATTCCCAAGACCGATATCGGTAATGGAAAAAGGAATAAAAGTAACAGTAGAAGAAGATATTCGTTGGAAATTTTGTCATATCAAATCTTTAAATCTTCTTCCTAATATTATGATTAAAAATAAAATTAATAAAGAGGGATATCAAGAAGCAATATTGGTTCGGGATGGGATTGTAACAGAAGGTTGTCATTCGAATTTCTTTATTGTAAAAAATAATAAAGTGATCACGCACCCGGCAGATCATTTTATTTTACATGGGATTACTCGCCATCATGTCATTTCGCTAGCGAAAGCTCTACATATTGAAGTAGAAGAGCGAGAATTTTCATTACAAGAAGTATATGAAGCGGATGAGTGCTTTTTTACAGCAACACCTCTTGAAATATTCCCTGTCATCCAAATAGGAGATGAGCAATTTGGTGATGGAGAAAGAGGCGTAATTACGAAGAAGCTACAAGCTGCTTATGAAGAGAGTATTGCACCGTTAAAGGTAACAAATTGA
- a CDS encoding nitroreductase family protein, whose translation MKYEAFKEVIHGRRSVRKFTEQEVSVRDIEEIIDCARYAPSDTNSQTWEFIVIMNRDKIKEIEQMTWDALHKLAAQATEKGEEKAGKLLTRSFGPYATAFSDAPVLIVCLATPYESKFREKIFDPIDFVPDAVWEEEGIKSSCLAAQNLMLAAHARGLGTCPMTGPVLLAQNELRQYLQIESKKQINMVISLGYPKDQPKKLARKEVEDITKFIF comes from the coding sequence ATGAAATATGAAGCATTTAAAGAAGTGATTCACGGAAGACGTAGTGTTCGAAAGTTTACAGAACAAGAAGTATCAGTTCGTGACATAGAAGAAATTATTGATTGTGCTCGTTACGCACCAAGTGATACAAATTCACAAACGTGGGAATTTATTGTCATCATGAATCGAGATAAAATTAAAGAAATTGAACAAATGACATGGGATGCTTTACATAAATTGGCTGCACAAGCGACGGAAAAAGGTGAAGAAAAAGCAGGTAAATTACTTACGCGTTCGTTCGGGCCATATGCAACTGCTTTTTCTGATGCACCTGTTTTAATCGTATGTTTAGCTACACCTTATGAGTCAAAATTCCGTGAGAAAATATTTGATCCAATTGACTTTGTTCCAGATGCAGTATGGGAAGAAGAGGGGATTAAGAGTAGTTGTTTAGCTGCACAAAATTTAATGTTAGCAGCACATGCAAGAGGACTTGGGACTTGTCCGATGACAGGGCCTGTGCTATTAGCTCAAAACGAATTGCGACAATACTTACAAATTGAGTCTAAAAAACAAATCAATATGGTAATTTCACTTGGTTATCCGAAAGACCAGCCAAAGAAACTTGCTCGAAAAGAAGTTGAAGATATTACAAAATTTATTTTTTAG
- a CDS encoding cysteine hydrolase family protein, which yields MKRALINIDYTYDFVAEDGALTCGKPGQAIEQYLVAITKQYIENGDYVVFAIDKHEKNDSYHPETKLFPPHNIAETKGRGLYGELQNLYGKYQDNENVYYMDKTRYSAFAGTDLEMKLRERGVQEVHLVGVCTDICILHTAVDAYNKGFHIVVHEKAVASFNEQGHEFAIGHFKSCLHAEVL from the coding sequence ATGAAACGTGCTCTTATAAATATTGATTATACATATGATTTTGTAGCAGAAGATGGCGCTTTAACGTGTGGAAAGCCAGGACAAGCTATTGAACAGTATCTTGTGGCGATTACGAAACAGTATATTGAAAATGGAGATTATGTTGTGTTTGCTATTGATAAACATGAAAAGAATGATTCCTATCATCCAGAGACAAAATTATTTCCGCCACATAATATAGCGGAAACAAAAGGAAGAGGTTTATACGGAGAGTTGCAAAATCTGTATGGAAAATATCAAGATAATGAGAATGTATACTATATGGACAAAACACGCTATAGTGCCTTTGCTGGAACGGACTTAGAAATGAAACTAAGAGAACGAGGCGTACAAGAAGTACACCTTGTTGGCGTATGTACAGATATTTGTATTCTCCATACAGCGGTGGATGCTTATAATAAAGGATTTCACATCGTTGTGCATGAAAAAGCAGTGGCCTCTTTTAATGAGCAAGGCCATGAGTTTGCAATTGGGCACTTTAAATCTTGTTTACATGCAGAAGTGCTGTAA